AGAAGCCCAAAGAAATGTAGAGCCATCCTTTAATTTTCCATTAACATTGGCTCCTTTTCCTAACAAGACTTTTACAACATCTATATGATTGTTTAGCACAGCAATAAAAAATGGTGTAACGCCTTCTTCATTTGCTTGATCAATCGTAGCTCCTTTTTTTAGCAAGGCCTCTATAACGTCTACATGACCATTTTGTGCAGCAGCGTAAAATGGCGTGCGGCCATTATCTGCTACCTGATCAACAATAGCATCTGCATCTAGCAAGGCCTCCACAACCTCTATATGACCATTCTGTGCAGCAATATAAAGAGGTGTAGCTCCACTTTTCTCAGGCTTGTCAATCGTAGATCCTGCATCTAGCAAGGTCTTCACAACGTCTATATTACCCTCTTGTGCAGCAATATAAAGAGGCGTTTTACCCTTTTTGTCGGACTTATTAATATCGTTACCTTTTTCAACAAAATTTTCTATCAAGGCTTTTACAACGGCTATATGACCATTCTGTGCAGCAATATACAGAGGCGTTACACCCTTTTTGTTGGGCTTATTAATATCGATACCTTTTTCAACAGAATTTTTTATCAAAGCTTTTACAACAGCTATATGACCATTTTCTGCAGCAATATAAAGAGGTGTAGCTCCACTTTTCCCAGGCTTGTCAATCGTAGCTCCTGCATCTAGCAAGGACTTCACAACGTCTATATTGCCCTTTTGTGCAGCAATGTAAAGTGGCGTGCAACCATCGTCGCTTACCTCATCAACTGTAGCACCAGCATCTAGTAAAGCGTTTACCACTTTTATATGACCATTCTGTGCAGCAATCCAAAGTGGCGTAGCGCCACCTTTCGCGCGTTTATTGACTGCCGCTGGGTATTCATCTAAAAAGAATTTTACAGAATCTATATCGCCCTTGTTAGCGGCAATCCAAAGTGGGGTAAATCCATTATCGTCCTCTTTAAAGTCTATATTAGTCACGCTATATAATTCTTTAGCTTTAGCTTTTATTTCAGACAAATCTTCTTGGGCAATGATATTGATTCCTAATGTTATGCGGTCCTGTTGATCAAAGGTGGTAAATGCAAGATTTTTAACAAGCCATCGAATTCCCTGTTCCTGGTATGGAGGAGTTATATCAAAAGCCGGTGAAAAATATGTAGTATTTGAATCATAAAAGAAACATTCATTATTTTTATAAAAAATTCCTACAGCATGATCCCCTGTACTAAGAAATAGGAATTTCTGTTTCTTGGCATCGGCGAGCAAAATTGTAATTAATATTGTTACAAGGCCTTCAAATTCTCCTGTTTCGGTGTCACCAGGGAAGGTTGCTGCGAAATGGAGTTGAGAGGAAAGAGTTTTGATTTCGGTTTTATCTGAAAGAAAAGAAAGCTCTTTTGCTGGGGTTGATTGTCCTCCCTTTGTTAGGGGGGCCTGAAGATAAAGGATATCGTTACATAGCTGTTCTAGTTCTTTTTCATCTTCGCTTAAATCATCATAGCGTGTTTCCGCTAAAGACCGTGACATATCAGAATCTGTCGAAAGCGCGATCCTAATGCGCTCAAAAAAAACGTTTTCTTCGTCTAGAAACTGATAATAGCAATACAGTGTTGTAAGACCGTGGCACAGCCCTGTTATTTTATTTTTTTCTGATTCATCTTCCTTAGTCCATAATTCAGGATTCCGCAAACGAAGGTAATTTAATAATCGGGGAATTAAACGAGTTTGTGAAAAAAGGGAGGTGTCTTCAAGTATAAATAAAAGTTCTTTTGATATCTTAGGCTTTAAAATGTTTAGTGTTTTTTTCGTCGTTATCGCCCCATTACGAATCAGAACCTCTACTACATCCATTCTGCCCTGTTCAGCAGCGACATCAAGCGGTGTAGCATTATTTTCGCTAGCCTTATTAACGTCAGCGCCTTTTTCTAGCAAGGCTTTTACAGCTTCTATATTGCTATCTCTCGCAAAAATATAAAGGGGAGTGTTCCCCGTTTCATCACGATGGCTGATTTCTTCCTTAGTTATAGGTATTTCTTCAAGATGTCTTTGGATAGACGCTCTACCTTTTTCGGCGAATGTATATGCTGTTTCTATACGCAAACGTACATCGCTGATATGTTTCAATTCGGCAAGCTCTTCATCGGTATATGCGGTGAATTCTCTAGGCTCCTGCCCTTCGATTTCTCGTTTTTCTGCTATAGAAAGAAATTTTCGGCAATGGAGTATATCTTCGACTTTTCTTAAAGCCTGCATTCCTTCGCTGTCTTCAGCATCGAGTTCTATGTTAGATACTCTTTCTAGAAGCTTGTCACATGATATTTCTTCTGCGTCGCCAGAAAAAGCTTCATCTTTCAGCGTGGCTATAGTAGCGTCAATATGTGCAAGATCTGCTTTTGACGCTGCCCCTGGTTGTAGGCCCCTAGCTTCTAGCGAACTTATAATATTACCGATTCTATCATCCATAGAACATACGTCTCCTATCGTCATTTGATGTTTTATATATAAGAGTTTTAGCTATATGAAATCAAAGGTTGTTTTTGGAGGCCGAAATTTCGAAATAGGACGTTCTACCACGGAGGCACGGAGCGCACGGAGAAAAAAAGTTTAAAGAAGAAAAATTGTTGGTGGGTTCTCCCCAAAACCCCCAAAAAGCATAAGAAAACCTTCGGAGTTCTAGGGGTAAAACCACTAACCCGTCCTATTTCTTCTCTGTAAACTCCGTGGCTCCGTGGTGAAAAAATCCTAAGCTTTTTCATTGAACATTGATAACTGGTCACTAGTCACTGATTAGTGGTGATAATAGCGAAGACCTGTATACCTTCGCCGCGGCCGCAGGCGGTGAGGCCTTCGCCACTTGTTGCTGTGATGCCGACTGATGTGATATCGATATCCATAATCTCAGCGATTTTGGCGCGCATGTCGTCGAGTCTCTTTCCGATGATGGGTTTTTTTGCTTCTATTGTTATAGCGACGTGGTTGATCTTTTTGTCGCCGAGGGTTTCTATGGCTTTATGGAGGTATACGCTGCTGTCGGTGATGCCGTCTTTCTCAAGAAGCTCGTCGGCGATGGTTCCGAGGATACGTATTCCTGTAACAGAGCTTATGGCGTTGCAGATAGCGTGTAGGACGACATCGCCGTCGGAGTTCGCCAGCATTCCTGGGGCATTGTCGAAGATAACACCTCCTAGGATACACGTTTTCGATGATTCCTCAGAAACAAAGCGGTGGCTGTCTTGTCCTATACCAGTACGTATTGTCATATGCGACCTCTGTTATATATTTTTTAGTACAATATCATTGTAAAACATGGTATACAATAAAGAAAGAACTTATCAAAAGAAGGTATACATGGAAAAGCTTCATATCACTGGCGGCGTATCATTAAACGGACGCGTAAAAGCTGCGGGCGCAAAAAATGCTATAACAAAACTTCTTGTTGCCTCACTTATCTCTGACAAAAAGTGTGTCTTCTACAACGTCCCCAATATCAAGGAGGTAGAGATCACTGTATCTTTGTGTGAAGAGATTGGCATGGAAGTTTCCTGGGACCGCGATGCTGGCACCATGGAAGTCCAAACTGTAGAGCTAAACTCTTCATATATCCCGCAGAGATTCTCCGGTGCCAACAGGATTCCTATCCTTATGATAGGAGCTCTTCTTGGTCGCACCGACGCCGACATCATCATCCCTACCGTCGGCGGGTGTCCTATTGGCAAGAGGCCTGTAGACTTCCACCTTCAAGCTCTTCGTGACCTCGGCGCTACGATAGAATACCGTGAGATGAAAAAAGAAGGGGCATATTTCGCCCATGCTCATCATGGCCTTACGGGTTCAGTGATAACATTACCGTTCCCTTCCGTCGGAGCTACCGAGAATACCATCTTAGCGAGTATCCGCGCTAAGGGGACAACGATCATCCAGAACGCTGCTGTCGAGCCAGAGATTATGGATCTCATCTTATTTCTTCAGAAGCTCGGCGCCATCATCACCGTCGATACCAATAGAGTAATCGTCATCCAAGGAACAAAGACCTTCTATGAAGTAACACATACTGTCATCCCCGATAGAATCGAAGCCGCTTCGTTCGGTATGGCAGCGATAGCGACGAAGGGCCGTGTTTTTGTCGAGAACATCAACCATATCGATATGGTAACTTTCCTCAACAAACTCCGTGAAGTTGGTGGTGGCTTCGATGTCAAGAATGACGGCATAGAGTTTTTCTATAACGGAGCTCTTAATAGCAACATACATATAGAGACCGACGTACATCCCGGATTTATGACCGACTGGCAGCAACCGTTCGTCGTACTTCTTTCCCAGGCCGAAGGCACTGCCGTCATCCATGAGACTGTCTATGAGAACAGATTCGGATATACTAATATGCTTAAAAACATGGGCGCCGACATCGAGCTCTTCAAGCAATGCCTTGGTGGTAAGCCGTGCCGATACTCGCAGCAGAATTACTATCATAGCCTCGTCGTCAAAGGCCCTACTCCTCTGATAGGGAAAAACATCACCATCCCCGACCTTCGTGCCGGTTTCGCATATGTCTTGGCAGCGCTCATCGCCGAAGGCGACAGTACTATAGAAGGCGTGCCTTTCCTCGACAGAGGCTACGAAAATATCGTAGAGAAGCTCGGCGGCTTAGGCGCAGAGATCTCCCGCGTCGATACTGACGACAAAGGCCTTCCACAGGAACTGGTAATAGAAGAAGAGCCTGCGACGGTATAACGGTATAATGGACACGCTAGCTCTTGCAAAAAAACTATGTCTCGATGACGAGAAGAAGAAACATATTCTTTTTAATCCCGACTTCCCCTGTGTCATCCCAAAACGGCTTCTCGATGCCATGGAAAAAGGAACTCTTGACGACCCTCTCTTTAAACAATTCGTCCCGCTGAAAGAAGAGCTGCTCGAAACCTCCGGATTTTCTGAAGACCCCCTAGATGAAAAAGAATTTTACAAGACAGAAAAGCTCCTCCACAAATACCATGGAAGGGTGCTGCTTCTCACATCGCCACATTGCGCTATGAACTGTAGGTTCTGCTTCAGGCGTCACGCCCCAGAAATCCCCTCTTCTTCTTTCGCAAAAGAGCTCGCCTATATCGCCAAAGACAATACCATCACAGAAGTCATCCTCAGCGGCGGCGATCCCCTGTCTCTCAGCAACGAAAAACTCAACGCTCTTATCAATTCCCTCAACGACATACCGCATATCAAACGCATACGCTTCCATACGCGATATCCTATCGGCATCCCAGAGCGTATCGACGAAGGCTTCGTCGAAATCCTACAACACTGCTCGAAACGGCTGTGGTTCGTTCTTCACGTAAACCACGCCAACGAGCTAGGCAACGACGTATTCGCCGCCATAAAAAAAATCCAAAGACTCGGAATCCCCGTCCTCACACAAACCGTTCTGTTGAAAGGCGTCAATGACAATGTAGATATTCTGGAAGATCTTTTTTCCGCCCTCATAGACGAAGGCATCGTCCCATATTACCTACACCACCTCGACAAAGTACAAGGCGCCGAACATTTTTACGTTTCAAAAAACAGTGGATGTGTCTTCATCGAAGAATTAAAAAAACGCCTCTCAGGCTTCGCCGTCCCACGCTATGTCGAAGAAATCCCCAACGAAGCTTGCAAGATCTCCATCTCTTTAGATCGATAGCGATGAGAGACTTGGAAACGTCTTATTATTGAAACCTATTGTAGTAAGTAATTGTTCCATTATTTTGAAGAAAGCCATGTCGTCGCTGCTGAGAGGAAAAAAGTTGTCTGTTGCGCGGGTAATGTGGTCGGCTAGCCTCTGTTTTTCGGCGTCAGTAGCAGAAGGCGCGGCATGTTCTATGCGCTGAAGAAGGTGGTATAGTGTCATTGTGTCGCCATTACCATCATCTAGTAGGGAGAGCATATCATTCATTGACGATACTTTATCGCCACGAAGATAGTAGTCGTATATGTCGTTAGCGACGATGGTATCGCGGTATGCCTTTTCCGTTGCTGGGAATGGTTTTCCTTCTGTCAGCAAGGACATTGTTGAGACAAATTCGCTGTGTGGAGAATTTGGTGCGACGAATGTTCCGCCGATAGCGGTGATATATTTGTCGATAGCATTGTAGTTTACAGGGACGGAGAAACTTCCGTGGCATGATACTTTTACATCGCTGCATTGTTTCATCTGCTCATCGGTGACGATTCCCTGGTCTGCGGCGAGGAGAAGCATATGTCCTTTCGACATAGCATTAAGGCGTCGTATCGTATTACACGCTCCTACTGGCATTCCGAAGGCGATATTGTCGTAGGTAGTGCTGTATTTTTCAACGATGCTATCGAGGATGCCGTCGCTATAATATGGTTGCGTTGCTGGTACGTCGTGGTATGATATTTTTTCGGAAACGACAGGCCACAGATCACCGTCGGCGTACTGTATATTGCGTTTGTATAGTGTGCCATCGCGTATTATGAAGATATCGTTGACGATGATGTCAAAGAAATACCCTCCTATTGCTACGAGGGGGTTCTCTAGTGCTTCTTGTGAAAGATTTTCTCTTGACTCGTTGAGCAAAATCTCAGCGGCGCCATCGGCGTCGTTGCCATTGAAGAAGGCTGTGTGGGCTGTGCCGTCGTCGAAATATTTCTTTAGCAATGGGTGGCTTGCGACATGCGACATATTTTCTTCGGAGATGTCGGTCATAACATATCGTATTGAGACATTATGTTTTTTTAGGCGTGGAAGTATTTCTTTAAGAAACAAAAAAGCAAAACGTCCTGCTCCTGCTCCGAGGTCTACGATAGTAAGTGGTTTTGTGGTGTCGAAGATATCGTTATTTATACATTCTTCTACGAAGGTATCGACGATGTTGACGTAATGGCTGGCGATTAGGGTGTTGCTCGTGAGAAACCACGGCACCATATTCTTCTGCCATGCTTGCACACCATGACGTTGGTATTCGTCATGCTGCCGCTGCCATAAATCACTTTTAACCATATCATGCCCTCTTTCATATCTTTTGTGTAAAAGTATATACGAGAAGATCATTTTTCGTTTGCACAAATATCATATTGAAACTCATATTTTCTCTAAAGATGGTTTTTTTACCTGGGGTGTTTTAGCCAATCATTGAACATTTTACATAAGGAACAAAAGGCGCACTTTGGATATTTTGTTTTCTTCTCTCGGCGCTCGTCTCGAGCGTCGAGACGGCAAAGGCAAAACGAAGCACTATGATACGCACGCATCGCGCGCATCATAGTGCTTCGTTTTGCCGCGGGTTTACAAAGGGAAATTTTCCCTTTGTCGCGGGATTGTTAAGGGTACGCGGAGTACCCTTAACTACATACGTTCGACGGTAGTGACGCCTAGGATGTTTAGGCCTTGTCGCATTATTTGTGCAGTTGTTTCGCATAGGAGGAGTCGTTGATTTTGTTCTGCTGTCCCTTCTACTCTGCAATCCCTGAAGAAGGCGTTGAATTTCTCTGCTAGATTGTATAGGTAGTCGGTTAATCTGTTGGGAAGAAGGTCACGTGTTATTGATTCTAGTGCTTCGTTGAATCGGGCGATGTGGAGTCCGAGGGATATTTCCGAGGGGTGTTGCAGGTTTATTTTTTCTTTGATGGCCGTGATATCGACATTTATTTTTCTTTGTATTCCGTGTATACGCACGTACGAATACATAAGGTATGCTGCAGTATTGCCTTCGAATTTT
The window above is part of the Waddliaceae bacterium genome. Proteins encoded here:
- the murA gene encoding UDP-N-acetylglucosamine 1-carboxyvinyltransferase, with product MEKLHITGGVSLNGRVKAAGAKNAITKLLVASLISDKKCVFYNVPNIKEVEITVSLCEEIGMEVSWDRDAGTMEVQTVELNSSYIPQRFSGANRIPILMIGALLGRTDADIIIPTVGGCPIGKRPVDFHLQALRDLGATIEYREMKKEGAYFAHAHHGLTGSVITLPFPSVGATENTILASIRAKGTTIIQNAAVEPEIMDLILFLQKLGAIITVDTNRVIVIQGTKTFYEVTHTVIPDRIEAASFGMAAIATKGRVFVENINHIDMVTFLNKLREVGGGFDVKNDGIEFFYNGALNSNIHIETDVHPGFMTDWQQPFVVLLSQAEGTAVIHETVYENRFGYTNMLKNMGADIELFKQCLGGKPCRYSQQNYYHSLVVKGPTPLIGKNITIPDLRAGFAYVLAALIAEGDSTIEGVPFLDRGYENIVEKLGGLGAEISRVDTDDKGLPQELVIEEEPATV
- a CDS encoding KamA family radical SAM protein, giving the protein MDTLALAKKLCLDDEKKKHILFNPDFPCVIPKRLLDAMEKGTLDDPLFKQFVPLKEELLETSGFSEDPLDEKEFYKTEKLLHKYHGRVLLLTSPHCAMNCRFCFRRHAPEIPSSSFAKELAYIAKDNTITEVILSGGDPLSLSNEKLNALINSLNDIPHIKRIRFHTRYPIGIPERIDEGFVEILQHCSKRLWFVLHVNHANELGNDVFAAIKKIQRLGIPVLTQTVLLKGVNDNVDILEDLFSALIDEGIVPYYLHHLDKVQGAEHFYVSKNSGCVFIEELKKRLSGFAVPRYVEEIPNEACKISISLDR
- a CDS encoding 2-C-methyl-D-erythritol 2,4-cyclodiphosphate synthase, which codes for MTIRTGIGQDSHRFVSEESSKTCILGGVIFDNAPGMLANSDGDVVLHAICNAISSVTGIRILGTIADELLEKDGITDSSVYLHKAIETLGDKKINHVAITIEAKKPIIGKRLDDMRAKIAEIMDIDITSVGITATSGEGLTACGRGEGIQVFAIITTNQ